The following proteins are co-located in the Pelecanus crispus isolate bPelCri1 chromosome 5, bPelCri1.pri, whole genome shotgun sequence genome:
- the MRPS14 gene encoding small ribosomal subunit protein uS14m yields MAASALAWALRAARQVIPSPYTRQVRSYYVDWRMLRDVKRRKLAYEYADERLRINAIRKNTILPKELQEVADKEIADLPRDSCPVRIRNRCVLTSRPRGVKRRWRLSRIVFRHFADHAQMSGIQRAMW; encoded by the exons ATGGCGGCCTCCGCGCTGGCCTGGGCGCTGCGGGCCGCTCGGCAG GTTATCCCCTCACCATACACAAGGCAAGTGCGGAGTTACTATGTGGACTGGAGGATGCTGCGGGATGTCAAGAGAAGGAAACTGGCGTACGAGTACGCGGATGAGAGGCTGCGGATCAACGCCATCCGGAAGAACACCATCCTTCCCAAGGAGCTGCAG GAAGTGGCTGATAAAGAGATTGCTGACTTGCCCCGGGACAGCTGCCCTGTGAGGATCCGAAATAGGTGTGTCCTGACATCCCGCCCTCGGGGGGTGAAGCGTCGTTGGAGGCTCAGCAGAATCGTTTTCCGCCATTTTGCTGACCATGCTCAGATGTCTGGGATACAGAGGGCTATGTGGTAG
- the TNN gene encoding tenascin-N, protein MDFQSWLAFPVGVLLCCALQTSAIQQPASHNCTSSGQRMSFSHSYKIDLPTSSQIKVEADPLQHEDNSEVQLDPGEAEENEEQNIIFRHNIHVHAPKGDCETLTHIKGLLERMEKLEKEMAQLREVCSPQKCCGGSQGVLHCSGHGTFLYETCSCKCAEGWEGSDCSHLTCPGHCSGHGRCDGGNCICDEPYFGEDCSQQLCPENCSGNGICDTAKGVCQCYEEFIGEDCSEKRCPGDCSGNGFCDTGECYCHDGFFGFDCSQVLASQNLQLLKSTENSLGVSWDQMIDVDNYLISYYPVGYETLVKQVHVPKEQLSYEVAGLRPGTAYNVTLRHVKKGIASEPKYLEASTVLSALNSIWVTEEMEHSLEVEWENPPTDVDYYKLKFRSLVEMDEKQVMVPKSNDPKSRHIMTGLKPGTEYEVTVIPVKDNAEGKPSSVSGRTGVDSPTNVATDRVTEDTASVSWHKVEAPIDRYMVKYTSADGDTKEIEVGSENDIITLRDLKPGMEYVIHIWAEKGPQWSKKASTSTVTEIDSPTELLTDQVTEDAITVSWNKVQASIDRYRVSYTSANGDTEEREVEKDKNVTTLAGLKPGTEYVIYIWAEKGEQQSKRASTEAVTEIDSVAHLVTDQVTEDTATISWDRVQAFIDRYMVNYTSVHGDTEEVEVGKNETTTTLTGLKPGIEYVIFLWAEKGTQQSKRISTEAVTEMDSPKNLVTDQVTEDSATISWDSVQAPIDRYMVSYTSANGDTKEIEVGKDRSITTLTGLKAGMKYTIHLWAELGSKQSKRVSIDTLTEIDPPKNLRVSDVTHSTGVVTWTPPAAQIDGYALTYQGQDGTSKEVQLGPSEQQFVLEGLEQGVRYTVFVMAYKGDCQSRRTDSTFSTVSFLYPYPADCSQMQQNGNASSSMYTIYLNGDGSRPMQVYCDMTTDGGGWIVFQRRSTGKLDFYKRWKNYVEGFGDPTGEFWLGLDKLHNLTSSSPICYELRVDLRTASESVYAVYDFFQVASSRDRYRLSVGNYRGNAGDAMTYHNGWKFTTWDRDNDVALSNCALTHHGAWWYKNCHLANLNGKYGENKHSEGVNWEPWKGHEFSIPFTEMKIRPQSSSNEPILGRKKRSLLEKRKKIRT, encoded by the exons ATGGATTTCCAGAGCTGGCTTGCCTTTCCAGTGGGAGTATTGCTATGCTGTGCTCTTCAGACATCTGCCATTCAACAACCTGCATCTCACAACTGCACCAGCAGTGGTCAAAGAATGTCCTTCAGCCACTCCTACAAGATTGACCTGCCCACGTCCTCCCAGATTAAGGTGGAGGCAGATCCATTACAGCATGAAGACAACAGTGAGGTGCAGCTAGATCCTGGGGAGGCCgaggaaaatgaagagcagaATATCATCTTTAGGCACAACATTCATGTGCATGCACCCAAAGGGGACTGTGAAACTTTGACTCACATTAAGGGCCTTCTTGAGAGgatggagaagctggagaaagaaatggCACAGCTGAGAGAAGTCTGCAGCCCTCAGAAGTGCTGTGGGGGAAGCCAAG GTGTCTTGCATTGCAGTGGCCATGGGACTTTCCTGTATGAGACTTGCAGCTGTAAGTGTGCTGAGGGCTGGGAGGGCAGTGACTGCTCCCACCTCACCTGCCCCGGCCACTGCAGTGGCCATGGGCGCTGCGATGGTGGGAATTGTATCTGTGATGAGCCTTACTTTGGTGAGgactgcagccagcagctctgtccTGAGAACTGCAGTGGCAATGGCATCTGTGACACAGCCAAAGGGGTCTGCCAGTGCTACGAGGAGTTCATCGGAGAGGACTGCAGCGAGAAACGATGTCCTGGGGACTGCAGTGGCAATGGGTTCTGTGACACAGGAGAGTGCTACTGCCACGATGGCTTCTTTGGCTTTGACTGCTCCCAGG TGCTTGCTTCTCAGaacctgcagctgctgaaatcCACAGAGAACTCTCTGGGTGTCAGCTGGGATCAAATGATTGATGTGGATAATTACCTCATTAGCTATTATCCAGTAGGGTATGAGACATTGGTGAAACAAGTCCATGTGCCCAAAGAGCAGCTCAGCTATGAGGTTGCGGGTCTCCGCCCCGGCACCGCGTATAATGTCACACTTCGTCATGTGAAGAAGGGGATTGCCAGTGAGCCCAAGTATCTAGAAGCAAGTACAG TCCTGTCTGCACTCAATTCCATCTGGGTGACAGAGGAGATGGAGCACTCCCTGGAAGTGGAGTGGGAGAACCCACCAACAGATGTGGATTATTACAAGCTGAAGTTCAGATCCCTGGTGGAGATGGATGAGAAGCAGGTCATGGTACCCAAGAGCAATGACCCTAAGAGCAGACACATCATGACTG GCCTGAAGCCTGGCACAGAGTATGAGGTCACCGTCATACCTGTGAAAGACAATGCAGAGGGGAAACCATCCTCAGTGAGTGGTAGGACTG GAGTTGATAGCCCAACCAATGTGGCAACTGACCGAGTGACAGAGGATACAGCCAGTGTCTCATGGCATAAAGTTGAGGCTCCCATAGACAGGTACATGGTGAAATACACCTCAGCTGATGGGGACACCAAGGAAATAGAGGTGGGGAGTGAAAATGACATCATCACCTTACGGGATCTGAAGCCAGGCATGGAATATGTCATCCACATTTGGGCAGAGAAGGGACCCCAGTGGAGCAAGAAGGCAAGCACCAGCACTGTGACAG AAATTGACAGCCCAACTGAGCTGTTGACTGACCAAGTGACAGAGGATGCAATTACTGTTTCCTGGAACAAAGTCCAGGCTTCCATAGACAGATACAGAGTGAGCTACACCTCGGCTAATGGGGacacagaggagagagaggtgGAGAAAGACAAGAATGTCACTACCTTGGCAGGACTGAAGCCAGGCACGGAGTATGTCATTTACATCTGGGCAGAAAAGGGAGAACAACAGAGCAAGAGGGCCAGCACTGAGGCTGTGACAG AAATTGACAGCGTGGCTCACCTGGTGACTGACCAAGTGACAGAGGACACTGCCACCATCTCCTGGGACAGGGTCCAGGCTTTCATAGATAGGTACATGGTGAACTACACCTCTGTTCATGGTGACACAGAGGAGGTGGAAGTGGGAAAGAATGAGACTACCACAACTCTGACGGGACTGAAACCTGGCATTGAATATGTCATCTTCCTCTGGGCAGAGAAAGGAACCCAGCAGAGCAAGAGGATCAGCACTGAGGCAGTGACAG aaatggACAGCCCAAAGAATCTGGTAACTGACCAAGTGACAGAGGACTCAGCCACCATCTCCTGGGATAGTGTCCAAGCTCCCATAGACAGGTATATGGTGAGCTACACTTCTGCTAATGGGGACACCAAGGAAATAGAAGTGGGGAAGGACAGGAGCATTACCACCCTGACAGGACTGAAAGCAGGCATGAAATACACCATCCAtctctgggcagagctgggaagcaaGCAGAGCAAGAGAGTGAGCATTGACACGCTGACAG aGATTGATCCTCCCAAGAACCTCCGTGTATCAGATGTGACTCATTCTACTGGTGTAGTTACCTGGactcctcctgcagcacagaTTGATGGCTATGCTCTGACCTACCAGGGTCAAGATGGCACGAGCAAG GAAGTACAGTTGGGTCCTAGCGAGCAACAGTTTGTACTGGAAGGACTGGAACAAGGAGTGAGGTATACCGTCTTTGTGATGGCCTATAAGGGAGATTGCCAGAGCAGAAGGACAGACAGTACCTTCTCAACAG TTAGCTTTCTCTACCCATATCCTGCGGACTGCAGCCAGATGCAGCAGAATGGAAATGCCTCCAGCAGCATGTACACCATTTACCTGAACGGGGATGGCAGCAGGCCAATGCAAGTGTACTGTGACATGACCACTGATGGAGGCGGGTGGATA GTGTTTCAGAGGCGGAGCACTGGCAAGCTGGACTTCTACAAACGCTGGAAAAACTATGTGGAAGGCTTTGGAGATCCCACTGGAGAATTCTGGCTTG gtCTTGACAAGCTGCACAatctcacaagcagcagccccatCTGCTACGAGCTCCGGGTGGATTTGCGGACAGCCAGTGAATCTGTCTATGCTGTCTATGACTTCTTCCAAGTTGCCTCGAGCAGGGACAGATACAGGCTGTCGGTGGGGAATTACAGAGGCAATGCTG GGGATGCAATGACCTACCACAATGGCTGGAAGTTCACAACGTGGGACAGAGACAACGATGTGGCTCTCAGCAACTGTGCTCTGACACACCATGGAGCGTGGTGGTACAAGAACTGCCACTTGGCCAATCTCAATGGGAAATATGGGGAGAACAAGCACAGCGAG GGGGTGAACTGGGAGCCATGGAAAGGCCATGAATTCTCCATCCCTTTTACTGAGATGAAGATCCGTCCTCAGTCTTCCAGCAATGAGCCAAtcctggggaggaagaagaggtctctattggagaagaggaaaaagatcaGGACTTAA